From the Gemmatimonadota bacterium genome, one window contains:
- a CDS encoding DUF4159 domain-containing protein: MILRLSLFAVLPVLLVPLCVQSASPVRLARLHYDGGGDWYANPTSLPNLARELTSRLGMEVEVEEGKVRPEDDDLFQYPILHMTGHGNVRFSPRDVDRLRWHLTHGGFLFADDNSGMDASFRREIRKVLPESELVELPLDHPIYHAVYDMDHGLPKIHEHDGGPPHGYGMFHEGRLVVFYSFNTDIGDGLEDAEVHGDPPDRREQAMRMAINVIVHAMTH, translated from the coding sequence GTGATCTTGCGTCTGTCCCTTTTCGCGGTGCTTCCGGTCCTCCTCGTCCCGCTCTGCGTGCAGTCTGCGTCTCCCGTTCGCCTTGCCCGGCTCCATTACGACGGCGGCGGCGACTGGTACGCGAACCCGACCTCCCTGCCGAATCTCGCGCGTGAGCTGACCTCCCGGCTCGGGATGGAGGTGGAAGTGGAGGAGGGGAAGGTTCGCCCGGAGGACGACGATCTCTTCCAGTACCCCATTCTCCACATGACCGGACACGGGAATGTCCGCTTCTCCCCCCGCGATGTGGACCGGCTCCGCTGGCATCTGACGCATGGGGGCTTTCTCTTCGCGGACGACAACTCCGGCATGGACGCATCGTTTCGTCGTGAGATTCGAAAGGTTCTCCCCGAGTCAGAGCTGGTGGAACTGCCGCTCGACCACCCGATCTATCACGCCGTCTATGACATGGATCACGGCTTGCCGAAGATTCATGAACACGACGGAGGCCCTCCGCACGGTTACGGGATGTTCCACGAAGGGCGGCTGGTCGTGTTCTACTCGTTCAATACCGACATCGGGGACGGGCTGGAAGACGCGGAGGTACACGGCGACCCGCCGGACCGGCGGGAGCAGGCCATGCGCATGGCGATCAATGTGATCGTTCACGCAATGACTCACTGA